The Acinetobacter sp. GSS19 genome includes a region encoding these proteins:
- the dut gene encoding dUTP diphosphatase: MKVQLKVLDPRLGNEWPLPTYATAGSAGLDLRACLDEAIQIEPGQTILVKTGMAIYIEDVNYAGLILPRSGLGHKHGIVLGNLVGLIDSDYQGELMVSVWNRGQQPFCLEPGERLAQYVLVPVIQAEFEQVDEFVATERGAGGFGHTGKN; this comes from the coding sequence ATGAAAGTTCAGTTGAAAGTACTCGATCCGCGTTTGGGCAATGAATGGCCATTACCGACCTATGCCACCGCAGGTTCTGCTGGGCTGGACTTACGTGCCTGTTTAGACGAAGCGATTCAGATTGAGCCGGGACAAACCATTTTAGTCAAAACCGGTATGGCGATTTATATTGAAGATGTGAATTATGCGGGACTGATTTTGCCACGTTCGGGTTTGGGTCATAAACACGGCATCGTATTGGGTAACCTGGTTGGCTTGATTGACTCGGATTATCAGGGTGAATTGATGGTGTCCGTGTGGAACCGAGGTCAACAGCCGTTTTGTCTAGAGCCGGGTGAGCGTTTGGCACAATACGTTCTGGTTCCGGTTATTCAGGCAGAGTTTGAGCAGGTGGATGAATTCGTTGCAACCGAACGTGGTGCGGGCGGTTTCGGTCATACTGGTAAAAACTAA
- a CDS encoding phosphomannomutase/phosphoglucomutase translates to MFPFYIFRAYDIRGKISVLTPELVQAIAQGLVQQYQQAGQTELVIGYDARLSSPFYAQLIAQVCRNHGLAVTELGCCSSPLMYYIARDFSGNGIMVTASHNTKSDNGIKWIIQGEPPSPEMIQHVAQQAMKAYQPAQKIPLQLLQNEVKSQYCLQYQQALLQDIQLKRSFKVVLDGLHGSAGHCAQFILNKLGCEVIALRCEANGEFPDHAPDPSQASHLEKLRHAIREHQADLGIALDGDGDRLVLVDENAHIITADRLLSFFAKICLDAHPQHEIVFDVKCSSMVRETVEKSGGQAKMIRTGSSFLRTYLSQSQGHAIFGGEYAGHYVFNDGRGFGYDDGLYAALRAMEYLSQFPQMSLSQLLQDFPDRCATEDTYVSTYQMNPKQLLQDIEISSQCLGAQLSKIDGVRLDFDGGFGIIRASNTGEYFTVRFDADNPLKLAEIRNQFVSMLRDRYPNIAQDILNAQ, encoded by the coding sequence ATGTTTCCATTTTACATTTTCCGCGCTTACGATATTCGTGGAAAGATTTCTGTTCTGACTCCCGAATTGGTTCAAGCGATTGCTCAAGGTTTGGTACAACAATATCAGCAAGCCGGGCAAACTGAACTGGTCATTGGCTATGATGCCCGTCTCAGCAGTCCCTTTTATGCCCAGTTAATTGCACAAGTCTGCCGTAATCATGGTTTGGCGGTAACTGAACTCGGCTGCTGCTCAAGTCCTTTAATGTATTACATAGCGCGGGATTTTTCCGGCAATGGCATTATGGTCACCGCCAGTCATAACACAAAATCTGACAATGGAATCAAATGGATTATTCAGGGTGAACCCCCATCTCCAGAAATGATCCAACACGTGGCACAGCAGGCGATGAAAGCCTATCAACCTGCACAAAAAATCCCCTTGCAATTGCTTCAGAATGAAGTCAAAAGTCAATATTGTCTGCAATACCAACAGGCATTATTACAGGACATCCAGCTAAAACGCAGTTTTAAAGTCGTCCTAGACGGATTGCATGGCTCTGCGGGGCATTGTGCTCAATTTATTCTCAATAAACTAGGCTGTGAGGTGATTGCCTTGCGCTGTGAGGCAAACGGTGAATTTCCAGATCATGCACCGGATCCTTCACAAGCTTCCCATCTGGAAAAACTACGTCATGCCATCCGGGAACATCAAGCTGATTTAGGCATTGCCTTGGATGGTGATGGTGACCGTTTAGTACTGGTGGATGAAAATGCCCACATTATTACTGCAGACCGCTTACTGTCATTTTTTGCCAAAATCTGTTTGGATGCTCATCCCCAGCATGAAATCGTATTTGATGTGAAGTGCTCCAGCATGGTTCGTGAGACCGTAGAAAAATCGGGTGGCCAAGCCAAAATGATCCGCACTGGGAGCAGCTTTTTACGCACATACCTGTCGCAATCTCAAGGTCATGCCATTTTTGGTGGGGAATATGCCGGGCATTATGTATTTAATGACGGACGCGGTTTTGGTTATGATGATGGCCTGTATGCTGCACTGCGGGCAATGGAATATTTGAGCCAGTTTCCACAGATGAGTCTATCGCAGTTGTTGCAGGATTTCCCGGATCGTTGCGCAACAGAAGACACTTATGTCAGTACCTATCAGATGAATCCGAAACAGCTGTTGCAGGATATTGAGATTTCCAGTCAGTGTTTAGGGGCCCAGTTGAGTAAAATCGATGGGGTAAGGCTTGATTTTGATGGTGGTTTTGGCATTATTCGAGCCTCGAATACCGGTGAATACTTTACCGTACGTTTTGATGCGGATAATCCGCTCAAACTGGCTGAAATCCGTAATCAGTTTGTGTCCATGTTACGTGATCGATATCCCAACATCGCCCAAGATATTTTAAATGCTCAATAA
- the argB gene encoding acetylglutamate kinase, whose protein sequence is MPHQQTGLDKAQILTEALPYIQRFAGKTLVVKYGGNAMTDPELESSFARDIVLLKTVGLNPIVVHGGGPQVDSFLKQLGRESDRIDGMRVTDPATMEVVEMVLGGSVNKSIVNLINQHGGRAIGLTGKDGNLLRARKLLMKKQAEDGTEQQIDLGLVGEVVGVKTDVLEMFTQSDFIPVIAPLGVDDEGNTYNINADLVAGKVAEALGAEKLILLTNIAGVLDENKNLLTGLTTQEVDRLIETGVIYGGMIPKVGCALDAVKGGVVSAHIVDGRVPHATLLEIFTDHGVGTLITNRGKR, encoded by the coding sequence ATGCCACATCAACAGACCGGCCTCGACAAAGCGCAAATTCTGACTGAAGCTTTGCCGTACATTCAACGTTTTGCAGGTAAAACGTTGGTGGTGAAATACGGTGGCAATGCAATGACTGACCCGGAGCTGGAAAGTTCATTTGCCCGTGACATCGTGCTTTTAAAAACAGTCGGTTTGAACCCGATTGTTGTGCATGGTGGCGGACCACAAGTCGATTCATTCCTGAAACAGTTGGGGCGTGAATCTGATCGGATTGATGGTATGCGTGTCACGGATCCGGCGACCATGGAAGTGGTGGAAATGGTCTTGGGTGGCAGCGTGAACAAGTCGATTGTGAACTTGATCAACCAGCATGGTGGCCGTGCGATTGGCTTAACCGGTAAAGATGGTAATCTACTTCGTGCACGTAAACTGTTGATGAAAAAACAGGCTGAAGACGGTACAGAACAACAGATTGACCTAGGTTTGGTCGGCGAAGTTGTTGGCGTGAAGACGGATGTGCTGGAAATGTTTACCCAAAGCGATTTTATTCCAGTGATTGCTCCACTTGGTGTTGATGATGAAGGCAATACCTATAACATCAATGCGGATTTGGTGGCGGGTAAAGTAGCCGAAGCCTTAGGCGCAGAAAAACTTATCCTGTTGACCAATATTGCCGGTGTATTGGATGAAAACAAGAATCTCTTGACGGGTTTAACCACACAAGAAGTCGACCGTTTAATTGAAACAGGTGTGATTTATGGTGGCATGATTCCTAAAGTTGGCTGTGCCTTGGATGCAGTTAAAGGGGGAGTCGTGAGTGCCCATATCGTGGATGGCCGTGTTCCGCATGCAACCTTGTTGGAAATCTTTACTGATCACGGTGTAGGTACCCTCATTACCAACCGTGGTAAACGCTAA
- a CDS encoding GNAT family N-acetyltransferase translates to MLAKLNPSQQNFDVSFPTGITAPKTEYLFEWVDSLKVLQEVQRFRAQQFSEQFGVNFPQQLDQDLYDFGCEHAVLRNKETREIIAYTRLKMFQGHELAQSYSAQEFQVFPQLSHLDNVVEMGRVCVHSRYRSSKALSTLWLNLIPKVLWGMRAKYLIGCVSIRWEGNQSRAYHTHQYLQQLDPARTVDIQPLQAFEPRLNDTILAQDEKIPKLFDVYLEMQAKLSKQAYLDQQFNCLDYFVLLEVKKMARNFMLQQKAG, encoded by the coding sequence ATGTTAGCCAAGTTGAACCCGTCACAACAAAATTTTGATGTGTCATTTCCCACAGGAATTACTGCGCCAAAAACAGAATATTTATTTGAATGGGTGGACTCACTCAAAGTCTTACAAGAAGTACAACGCTTTCGTGCTCAACAATTTTCTGAGCAATTTGGGGTCAATTTCCCGCAGCAATTGGATCAGGATCTTTATGATTTTGGTTGTGAACATGCTGTGTTACGCAATAAAGAGACCCGTGAAATTATTGCGTATACCCGCTTAAAAATGTTTCAAGGGCACGAATTGGCACAAAGTTATAGTGCACAAGAATTTCAAGTGTTCCCACAGTTATCCCATTTGGACAATGTGGTGGAAATGGGCCGGGTCTGTGTACATTCGCGTTACCGTTCGAGTAAAGCACTTTCTACTTTGTGGCTGAATCTAATTCCGAAAGTCTTGTGGGGAATGCGTGCAAAATATCTGATCGGTTGTGTAAGTATCCGCTGGGAAGGGAATCAGTCACGTGCTTACCATACCCATCAGTATCTACAGCAATTAGATCCTGCAAGAACAGTCGACATCCAGCCATTACAGGCATTTGAACCTCGCCTCAACGATACGATTTTGGCTCAGGATGAGAAAATTCCAAAACTGTTTGATGTGTATTTAGAGATGCAGGCCAAATTGTCTAAACAGGCCTATTTAGATCAGCAGTTCAATTGTCTGGACTATTTCGTGCTGCTTGAAGTCAAAAAAATGGCACGTAACTTTATGCTGCAACAGAAGGCGGGTTAA
- a CDS encoding class II glutamine amidotransferase, with product MCQLLGMNCATPTDITFSFRGFSQRAGITSDHCDGFGIAFFEDKACRLFVDNQSAVESPIAELIRNYPIKSRNVIAHIRKATQGKINLENSHPFMRELWGRHWIFAHNGDLHDFQPALTGRFMPVGNTDSERAFCYLLDQLVERFGYVEPALDEIFAVLAEVSPQIAEHGTFNFCLSNGQALFSYATTKLHWLVREYPFKPARLIDLDVEVDFSQVTTAADRVAVITTDPLTQNEVWTAYVPGQMILFQQGQPIKSMQTRVERLVREAENPALKRITPADQY from the coding sequence ATGTGCCAGTTACTCGGAATGAATTGTGCGACCCCCACGGATATTACCTTTTCTTTCCGAGGGTTTTCACAGCGGGCAGGGATTACCTCAGATCATTGTGATGGTTTCGGCATCGCATTTTTTGAGGATAAAGCCTGCCGTCTGTTTGTCGATAACCAGTCGGCTGTTGAATCACCGATCGCTGAACTAATCCGTAACTATCCGATCAAATCTCGCAACGTGATTGCACATATCCGCAAGGCGACCCAGGGAAAAATCAATTTGGAAAATTCTCATCCTTTTATGCGCGAGTTATGGGGGCGTCACTGGATTTTTGCACATAACGGTGATTTACATGATTTTCAGCCTGCTTTAACTGGACGTTTTATGCCGGTGGGGAATACTGACAGTGAGCGTGCTTTTTGTTATTTGCTGGATCAGTTGGTGGAACGTTTTGGTTATGTCGAACCGGCACTGGATGAGATTTTTGCAGTGTTGGCTGAGGTTTCTCCACAAATTGCAGAGCATGGGACCTTTAATTTTTGTCTATCCAATGGACAGGCGCTGTTTAGTTATGCCACCACCAAACTGCACTGGCTGGTACGTGAATATCCTTTCAAGCCGGCACGTTTGATTGATCTGGATGTGGAAGTCGATTTTAGTCAGGTGACGACGGCGGCAGACCGTGTAGCAGTCATTACCACCGATCCCTTAACGCAAAACGAAGTTTGGACTGCGTATGTTCCAGGGCAGATGATTCTATTCCAACAGGGGCAGCCGATTAAGAGCATGCAAACGCGAGTGGAGCGTTTGGTGCGTGAAGCAGAAAATCCTGCCCTAAAACGGATCACACCTGCTGATCAATATTAA
- a CDS encoding bacteriohemerythrin codes for MMMKWDPEYNTGIDVIDDQHKRILDYINEIDGIAANTDRARIKQILDNIIDYTQSHFTFEESLQEEAGYKYRVPHKRVHDLFIKKIESYRDRFESGHSIEAELHEVLSKWLINHIQHDDADYVGAVKENMMGIIKEKEKKRGKNWFARFFS; via the coding sequence ATGATGATGAAATGGGATCCAGAATATAATACTGGCATCGATGTGATTGACGATCAGCACAAACGAATCTTGGATTATATCAACGAAATCGATGGTATTGCTGCGAATACGGATCGCGCGCGTATCAAGCAGATCCTGGATAACATTATTGACTATACTCAGTCGCATTTCACTTTCGAAGAAAGTCTGCAGGAAGAAGCAGGTTACAAGTACCGTGTACCGCACAAACGCGTACATGACTTGTTTATTAAAAAAATTGAATCTTATCGTGACCGCTTTGAATCAGGGCATTCGATTGAAGCCGAGTTACATGAAGTTTTATCGAAATGGTTAATTAACCATATCCAGCACGATGATGCGGATTATGTTGGCGCTGTAAAAGAAAATATGATGGGTATCATTAAAGAGAAAGAAAAGAAAAGAGGGAAAAACTGGTTTGCTCGTTTCTTCTCATAA
- a CDS encoding RnfH family protein, which translates to MSEPQQVWVAYATATQQFHIAVPYVPGMTAGDAIRQSAIEQQVVLPQPLQLGIFGVKVENADHVLQAGDRVEIYRALIIQPQDIRRKRAAKNPVGRYQKGNRFKQSK; encoded by the coding sequence ATGAGCGAGCCACAGCAAGTCTGGGTGGCTTACGCAACCGCAACGCAGCAATTTCATATTGCTGTGCCTTATGTACCGGGGATGACAGCAGGCGACGCGATCCGGCAAAGTGCGATTGAGCAGCAGGTCGTTTTACCTCAACCTTTACAGCTCGGGATCTTTGGCGTCAAAGTTGAAAATGCAGATCATGTGTTACAGGCGGGTGATCGGGTCGAGATTTATCGTGCATTAATCATTCAACCACAAGATATCCGGCGTAAACGTGCTGCAAAAAATCCGGTGGGACGCTATCAGAAAGGTAATCGCTTTAAACAATCGAAATGA
- a CDS encoding outer membrane protein assembly factor BamE produces MQKIMLTLLVTSLLAGCSTLGVYKVDIPQGTPLTQAQAAKIQVGMTHQQVRFLLGSPTVTDPMNPLRWDYIYHYIPGTYAKKAKIPAAYGQHLKIYFNESGIVTKIEGLETIPETQPGLPPSKEAILNAPPL; encoded by the coding sequence ATGCAAAAAATCATGTTGACGTTATTGGTCACTTCACTGCTCGCCGGCTGTTCGACATTAGGGGTATATAAAGTCGATATTCCACAAGGAACTCCCCTCACACAGGCGCAAGCAGCCAAAATTCAAGTTGGCATGACGCATCAACAAGTCCGCTTTTTACTCGGAAGCCCGACCGTTACCGATCCGATGAATCCACTACGCTGGGACTACATCTATCACTATATTCCAGGAACTTATGCTAAAAAAGCCAAGATTCCGGCTGCATATGGTCAACATTTAAAAATCTATTTTAATGAATCAGGTATCGTGACAAAAATTGAAGGTTTAGAAACGATCCCAGAAACACAACCAGGTTTGCCGCCTTCAAAAGAGGCGATCCTAAATGCGCCACCACTATAG
- the fur gene encoding ferric iron uptake transcriptional regulator: MPISNQDLRKAGLKVTLPRIKILELLENSRQHHLSAEDIYKTLLEQGEDVGLATVYRVLTQFEAAGIIQRHHFENNHSVFEIMQEDHHDHLVCQNCNKVIEFTNDVIEHEQHAVAEKHGFALTGHSLNLYGYCDSVECQDAFRKK; encoded by the coding sequence ATGCCTATTTCAAATCAAGATTTACGTAAAGCTGGTTTAAAAGTTACCTTACCACGGATCAAGATATTGGAATTATTAGAAAATTCAAGACAACATCATTTGAGCGCGGAAGATATTTATAAAACATTATTGGAACAGGGTGAAGATGTTGGTCTCGCAACCGTATATCGTGTGTTAACACAGTTTGAAGCAGCAGGCATTATCCAGCGTCATCATTTTGAAAATAACCATTCAGTTTTTGAAATCATGCAGGAAGATCACCACGATCATTTGGTCTGCCAGAACTGTAACAAAGTCATTGAATTTACAAATGATGTGATTGAACATGAACAGCACGCCGTGGCGGAAAAACATGGTTTTGCATTGACGGGTCATTCTTTAAATCTGTATGGCTATTGTGACAGCGTAGAGTGTCAGGATGCTTTTCGTAAGAAGTAA